A segment of the Strix uralensis isolate ZFMK-TIS-50842 chromosome 12, bStrUra1, whole genome shotgun sequence genome:
CAGAGGCACCACTACAGCTCTCCTGCCACAAGACACAAGCCCCCGGGGTCTCACCCAGTGCCTGCGCAATCTGTGCTGGGGGAAAGAGGACCTGGAGGCAGCGGTTGAGGTAGGGCAGCAGGTCCTCCAGGAATGCCGTGCAGAACTGGACAAAGAGCTCCTGCTCCCGCCCGCTGAAAGCCGCCTCCTCCGCGCGGTGGAAGGCCAGGATGGTTTTGGTCACCTGGGGTGAAAAGCAGAGTGGTTAATTCCTCAGAGGTCATTAAATagactcgatcttaaaggtctttgaTTCTGACTCTATCCTAGGAACTCTTGGGGCCTCACCTCGCCAAGAGCGTCCTCCAGGCTGGCGGTGACGTCCTGGGCCAGGGCGACGGGGCAGCAGAGCCGCAGGTCGTTGAAGGCGACGAGGAGGCCGTTGAGGAAGCAGGCGAGGGGCGGGAAATCCAGCAGCACCATGGGCGGCTGCAGCGTTCCCGGCTGGGCCGCGGGCACCGgcacccccccgctgccccccagaACAGCCGGGGTGGAGATGAGCGTGTAGGAATTCATCTCCTCCCGAAACTTCTCCACCGCCTCCTCCACCGCCTTCCTGAAAGCGGCGGCAGCCACGTGCTGGAAGAGGGGGGCCAGCTGCCCGCGGAAATCAGCCCCCACCCTGCTGAAGGAGAGGCCGAAGTACATGCACTGCCCCAGCAGCGAGTCCAAGCGGCCGCCCACCCCGCGCCGGAGATCACGCTCCAGCGTCCGCAGGAACTCGGAGACCTTCTGCAGCACCCAGCCGTGGAAGATGGCCCCCTCGTTGAGGGTCTGCCCCTCGGGGGGCAGCAGCGGCTCCTCGTCGGAGAAGATGGCGCGGTACTGGGTGACGATGTCGAAGAGGTGGACGCGGCAGGCCTCGATGGTCTTGGTGATGTGGAAGTAAGGGTCGTCGTCGGGGATGGAGGCCTGGATGGAGCGCAGCCAGGCGTCCCGCGCCTGCAGGAACTTGATGCGCAGCTCGGCCTCCGTGAAGACGTCCATGCGCCGCAGGTAGCCGATGACCCGCAGGCAGGCCGGCAGCTGGATGTTGGT
Coding sequences within it:
- the COG8 gene encoding conserved oligomeric Golgi complex subunit 8 isoform X1, with protein sequence MAAAAEEARLLAWLRGPAAAGSGGPELSTYVAELAALGLAELGREPARLAAERARVGAETRRLAFEHYRAFIRSAECTGRAGRGFGGIESRLGSLLGRLPALQDACRNFMRDAEEIACSRRMNSLTLNRHTEILEILEIPQLMDTCVRNGYYEEALELAAYVRRLERKHSSIPVIQVSPALPRGRPCPAPAAEASFPLQGIVDEVRQSAQLMLNQLIQQLRTNIQLPACLRVIGYLRRMDVFTEAELRIKFLQARDAWLRSIQASIPDDDPYFHITKTIEACRVHLFDIVTQYRAIFSDEEPLLPPEGQTLNEGAIFHGWVLQKVSEFLRTLERDLRRGVGGRLDSLLGQCMYFGLSFSRVGADFRGQLAPLFQHVAAAAFRKAVEEAVEKFREEMNSYTLISTPAVLGGSGGVPVPAAQPGTLQPPMVLLDFPPLACFLNGLLVAFNDLRLCCPVALAQDVTASLEDALGEVTKTILAFHRAEEAAFSGREQELFVQFCTAFLEDLLPYLNRCLQVLFPPAQIAQALGVPPTQLQRFGRLGRIDVVALREPLAFLLPTPGEEELPQERTPNPEGEEAAVPGDPLPAPGQETPPGRGALLPDVPAAAE
- the COG8 gene encoding conserved oligomeric Golgi complex subunit 8 isoform X2, with protein sequence MAAAAEEARLLAWLRGPAAAGSGGPELSTYVAELAALGLAELGREPARLAAERARVGAETRRLAFEHYRAFIRSAECTGRAGRGFGGIESRLGSLLGRLPALQDACRNFMRDAEEIACSRRMNSLTLNRHTEILEILEIPQLMDTCVRNGYYEEALELAAYVRRLERKHSSIPVIQGIVDEVRQSAQLMLNQLIQQLRTNIQLPACLRVIGYLRRMDVFTEAELRIKFLQARDAWLRSIQASIPDDDPYFHITKTIEACRVHLFDIVTQYRAIFSDEEPLLPPEGQTLNEGAIFHGWVLQKVSEFLRTLERDLRRGVGGRLDSLLGQCMYFGLSFSRVGADFRGQLAPLFQHVAAAAFRKAVEEAVEKFREEMNSYTLISTPAVLGGSGGVPVPAAQPGTLQPPMVLLDFPPLACFLNGLLVAFNDLRLCCPVALAQDVTASLEDALGEVTKTILAFHRAEEAAFSGREQELFVQFCTAFLEDLLPYLNRCLQVLFPPAQIAQALGVPPTQLQRFGRLGRIDVVALREPLAFLLPTPGEEELPQERTPNPEGEEAAVPGDPLPAPGQETPPGRGALLPDVPAAAE
- the COG8 gene encoding conserved oligomeric Golgi complex subunit 8 isoform X4, with the translated sequence MAAAAEEARLLAWLRGPAAAGSGGPELSTYVAELAALGLAELGREPARLAAERARVGAETRRLAFEHYRAFIRSAECTGRAGRGFGGIESRLGSLLGRLPALQDACRNFMRDAEEIACSRRMNSLTLNRHTEILEILEIPQLMDTCVRNGYYEEALELAAYVRRLERKHSSIPVIQGIVDEVRQSAQLMLNQLIQQLRTNIQLPACLRVIGYLRRMDVFTEAELRIKFLQARDAWLRSIQASIPDDDPYFHITKTIEACRVHLFDIVTQYRAIFSDEEPLLPPEGQTLNEGAIFHGWVLQKVSEFLRTLERDLRRGVGGRLDSLLGQCMYFGLSFSRVGADFRGQLAPLFQHVAAAAFRKAVEEAVEKFREEMNSYTLISTPAVLGGSGGVPVPAAQPGTLQPPMVLLDFPPLACFLNGLLVAFNDLRLCCPVALAQDVTASLEDALGEVTKTILAFHRAEEAAFSGREQELFVQFCTAFLEDLLPYLNRCLQVLFPPAQIAQALGVDEAGEPVSWEATGWAARIIQHEMDHLDGILYIDRMDPRTFTNVGWRELLD